From the genome of Mesoplodon densirostris isolate mMesDen1 chromosome Y unlocalized genomic scaffold, mMesDen1 primary haplotype SUPER_Y_unloc_2, whole genome shotgun sequence:
AatgaaccatttaaaaatgtaaatcaaggAGCATCAGTgtagggatttcttttcatttattttttacctgtTTGAAATATCAGTTAAAGGTTGGCAGCTTGGTTGCAGACGAACGGTCGTTTTGAAGTTCACCAAACTACTTAATGTGGAATAGGATAATAGACTTCCAACGCCCTCAAGGCTGTGACCTTGCAGCCATTTTACATAACACATCATCCTCCTTTAGGGATGAACCTTTCCCTGGCCCGAAAAGTAGCCGCTCTGTTGAAGCTTTGCTTATTGTAACAGGCTTTTGTTTCCAGGTTACATGTCTGTGGAAGACTTAATTCtgaatagagatatagatattacTGGAAACTGTTTTTCTATTATACTCTGCTTTATCAAAcaactaaaacatttaaattgtgctacaaaaattcagatgttgtcttgcaatctttaaacaataaatgaatgatttgcccttaaaaaaaagaattaagcagtTAAGCTGTTGGTCCCACATCAGACAAATCATCCTTATACCTCCTGTCAATATTGTTAACAGAGACTGTTATTTTATTAATCCTTATGATCCcgtgattctttctttcatgtttcaGGGCACAGCAGGTGAGAGAGTGGATTTGTTAAACTGGGTGGGTTTATCCTTCTTTTATGTGttcattcaattttatgtttatttacttACTATACACATATGGCAATAGAAGCTGCTAAAGCAATCATTGCTATTCTGCAAAACAACAAGGCACAGAAGCAGATGTCTTATTTCCGAGATTTCTCCCCCCAGGATTATTGTGATTAAAGATACTTTCCTGCAATTTCCTGGAGAGGACAAGGGGCTACTCGCTGGAGGTTTTTTAATGACTTGGAGAAAGGCTCAAATATGCCCCCATTATGGTAATCCACCCCAGGGGCAAACCACACAAgaatattatgaatttattttatttttctatccttgcAAAGGTAATACTCAGCTCATTAGAATATGAAAACTATACTGTCAAATTTCAGAAttacatggatgaagaaaatcaCCAAAGTGGCATCATATCATGTGTGTTCTAGTTGTATTGACTATATTGACTATATTAACTATGTTGTGTTAACAATGTATTGTATAAGTATATATTGAAAAGGCAAAATGCTGTAccttatttcagagaaaataattatgttggcAAACCCCAAATTGTACATTGTAGACGGGTCCTAGGAAAAGAAGATTTCATTCATAGTGGACAAGAGGTTAGCTTCTGTTTTCAGCCATGTGCTATTGCAAGAATTAAACATCATTAATAATACAGGATATAAGAGGAATAGTCTAAAGACGGAAAAGCACATTTTGAttaggaaagagaatttaaggcttaagtctttattttttttatggaaAACTGCCTTATTATTATGAGATAAgaaaattgtttccttcttttcttccttgctttcttcttcttcttttctttaaccatttttacTTTGGATATTTGGATATTTGGATATTTGACCTCTAAGCTGAGATGACTGGAAATGCCTCCTCTGGGTACTAAATGCTGACATGTCCTGATAAGAGGGAAGCTGCAAAGTAGAAGAATTGAAGGTCAGTATGTTGATATTGGTCTCAAGCACATTGATGTACATTTGTGTATTGGGGAAGGGGAGTGAAGCTTGAGAgtgggccagtggggaggggtaaatattttgtgatgctGTCTACCTATGGGCTTATAAAGTTTACAGCTGCATTAGGAGGACAAGCATTACCATTAGCATGAAAAGTAGGGCAGACGTCAGTTGCAAAAGCTTCTAGCCATACACATAGGGCAATACATAAATGATACACCTTATTGCATTCACCCATTCACCCTCCCCTGTTCACGCAAATTGGACAGTTCTATCCATTTCAGAGAAGTAACACAACTATCAATCATTTTCCCTGGCACGAATcttccaggaggaagaaaatggaacacaCCTAGCAGCAGAGCTCACGCACTGGCCCATGTGTCTTAGATTTAATATCTGATCACTAGCTGGATTGAAGCCAAGAGGTGGTTCACAAAgttgctgcacattagaatcacctggggaactctgAGACCTCCCCGTGCCCAGGCTCCtctctagacctactgaatcaaaatctctggggctgggacccagacaCCAAAGTTTCTCTTAAAAGCTCTTTAGGGGAAGGGatttgggaacagatgtatatgtataactgattcagtttgttataaagcagaaactaatttaaaaaaatatttaatactaaaaaaaaaaaagggcctccctggtggcgcaagtggttgagagtccgcctgccgatgcaggggatacgggttcgtgccccggtctgggaggatcccatatgccgcggagcggctgggcccgtgagccatggccgctgggcctgcgcatccggagcctgtgctccgcaacgggagaggccacaacagtgagaggcccacataccgcaaaaagaaaaaaaaaaaaaaaaaaaaaaaagctctttagGTAATTCATACGAGCAGCAAAGAGTGAGAACCAGCCCAATAACGGGAACAAACGTATTTCACACAGAAAAAGTGGggcaattcatatgttaaaagaacatgaattatatatatatatatatatatatatatatgtctttttttctctttattctgtttgtgtttcaaataggctttttttttttccttctgcaaaaagcgttattgtttccatttggtccaaggcttgggagagggctccagggcgGTTACAAAGCTGCCTAGGGGCTGCAGAGCTGGGcttcaggcagaagctctgacgccAGAGGGGCTCCTCAGAGGCCGCTGGGCTTCAGAGACTCCTGTTTGGCTCGAGGGTGAGCCTTTCGAAAAGATACTCACCCAGCACAGCCTGCGGACCAGACAGCCTGCGGAGGTTGGTCAGGTGGTCGCCCATCTTCTTGATGAGTTTTAGCTGCTCCTCCAGGAAgcggctctccaggaagtcacagaggTGGGAGTCTGCGCGGGCAGGACCCAGGGCGCACAGATCCGATAGTGCCTGGTTCAGGTTCTTCTCCCTAAGGATGGCGTCTTCCACAGTGTCCTGGGTTTTACCCCACTCATCTTGAGAAGGCTTCCACGCATCCTGGAAGAGGGCGTGGCCGCAGCActggttttgcattttcaagagacGTTGGGCGCCCTCACACTTCTCCTTAGCCAGTTGGCGAAAAATGTGGCCCCCACTGTCCAGAGTCCCATTGTTGCTGTCGAAATAGAAGCTCAGAGAGAGGTAAGTGTCCACAGATGCATGTTAACAGGCGGTGGACGGCGGCCTCCACCTCGATGGAATAATTCTGACGAACATGGGAACTCGTGGTTGATCAGTGATAAGGAGCTAAGCTC
Proteins encoded in this window:
- the LOC132483004 gene encoding ferritin light chain-like — translated: MQNQCCGHALFQDAWKPSQDEWGKTQDTVEDAILREKNLNQALSDLCALGPARADSHLCDFLESRFLEEQLKLIKKMGDHLTNLRRLSGPQAVLASLLSGHVSI